Within Dysgonomonas sp. HDW5A, the genomic segment CATGGGAAAGCTTTTCTTAGCTACGAACCAATAGGGGTATTATTGAGTGTACAGCCTTGGAATTTCCCATTTTATCAGATCACACGTTCGGCAGCAGCAAATATTATGGCGGGGAATACCTTCTTGTTGAAGCATGCTTCAAATGTACCTCAATGTGCGGCTGTTATGGAAAATATATTTACAGAGGCGGGTGCCCCCAAGGGAGTATATACCAATCTGTTTGTGCCGGGTTCTAAGATTTCGAATTTAGTTGCTGATCCTCGTATTAAAGCCGGTGCACTTACAGGTAGTGAACCTGCCGGATCGAGCTTTGCAGCTATGGCGGGAAAATATATAAAGAAATCGACTCTGGAATTGGGAGGTAGTGATGCTTTCATAATTCTGGAAGATGCCGATCTTGATAAAGCTGTACATACAGCTGCACTGGGACGCCTTTGGAACGCTGGACAGGTCTGCACATCACCAAAACGAATAATCGTAATGGCATCTGTTGCAGATGAATTTATCAGTAAGGCGAAAGCCATATATGAAAAAATAAGAATAGGTGATCCTCTTGATCCTGCAACTCAATTAGCACCATTAAGCAGCGAAAAGGCTGTTGAGGATGTGATTAAACAAGTTGAAGATACTGTTAAAGGCGGAGCTAAATTAGTATATGGCGGAAAACGTCTCAATCGATCGGGTGCATTTATGGAACCTACTATTCTTACAGATATTAAGCCGGGTATGGTAGCCTATTCGGACGAAATTTTTGGACCGGTACTATGTATTTATTCAGTTAAGGATGAGGACGAAGCTGTTAAGTTAGCTAACGATACTAAATTTGGATTGGGAGGCACTGTATTTGGTAAAGATACCGGACGTGCAGTAAAAGTTGCTCGTCGCATAGATACGGGTATGGTTTATATAAATCACATGACAGGTATTGCTCCTGAACTACCATTCGGAGGAACTAAAAATTCAGGTTATGGTCGTGAACAGTCTCCTGCCGGTATTTATGAATTTGTAAATGCCAAATTGATTCGCGTCACAACTCCTGATGCCGCTTATTGAAAATCAGAATAAATCTTTTCACCTTTTCGCAAAACAGGGGGCTTATGCTCTCTGTTTTTATTTAGTAGTGCTTAAAAAATCAGATTAAATTTTTTCTATCTATAATATAGGAAGTTATAGGTGAGAACTCTGTTTAGTAACAGATTTTGGAGTCATAACAGACTATAATCGTTGTACTTGCCGAAACATAAAATTGAACTGAGACTTTAAAACGACAAAAAATAAGTATCTTTGCACCAAAATAAGATAGATCTTAATAATTTATGGGAAATTTAGTAGCGATTGTTGGACGTCCAAATGTAGGGAAATCAACACTTTTCAATCGTCTGATACAAACTCGTCAGGCAATAGTTGATGAGACTTCGGGGACAACTCGCGACAGACAATACGGTAAATCAGAGTGGGGAGGACAAGAGTTCTCTGTGGTGGATACCGGTGGATGGGTTGTAAACTCGGATGATATTTTTGAGGAAGAGATAAATAAGCAAGTGAAAATTGCGATACAGGAAGCAGATGTAATTCTGTTTGTTGTAGATGTAATGAATGGGGTTACCGATTTAGATTTGGGCGTGGCTCATATCTTGCGCAGAGCAAAAGGTAAACCTGTTATTTTAGTAACAAATAAAGCGGATAACTTTAATGTTCACTCATTATCTGCGGAGTTTTACTCTTTAGGATTGGGGGATCCGATAAATATTTCGGCAATAAACGGAGCTGGAACAGGTGATTTGCTTGATTTAGTAATTAGCAAATTTACCAAAAAAGATGATCAGCCTTTCGATACTTACGAAGACACTGTGCCTCGTATTGCTGTTGTAGGTCGTCCTAATGCAGGAAAATCGTCATTTGTAAATGCTCTGATTGATGAGGAGCGTAATATCGTAACAGATATTGCAGGTACAACACGAGATTCGGTATATACCCGTTTCGATAAGTTCAATATGGACTTTTATCTGGTAGATACTGCCGGTATACGTAAAAAAGGTAAAGTAACGGAAGATTTGGAATATTACTCTGTTATTCGATCTATTAAAGCGATTGAAAATTCGGATGTTTGTGTCTTGATGCTCGATGCTACGCAAGGTATCGAAAGTCAGGATTTGAATATATTCTCGATCATTCAAAAGAATAGAAAAGGATTGGTTGTATGTGTGAATAAGTGGGACTTGGTAGAAAACAAGGAACAAATTGTAGTGAAAACTTTCGAGAATACAATTCGCGAACGCTTAGCTCCGTTTACTGATTTTCCTATTGTATTTGCTTCCGCTTTGACTAAACAGCGAATTCTCAAAGTACTAGAGGTGGCAAAAGAAGTCTATACCCATAAGAAGGTTAGAATACCTACTCATAAACTGAATGAGGTGATGTTACCGATTATAGAGCATACACCACCGCCTTCGAACAAAGGGAAGTACGTTAAGATTAAATATATTACCCAATTACCTAATACGCAAGTTCCAACATTTGTGTTTTTCTGTAATCTGCCTCAGTGGATTAAAGACCCGTATAAACGTTTCTTGGAAAACCGTATTCGTGAGCATTGGAATTTGTCAGGTACACAAATCAATATTATTATCAGAGAAAAATAAGGGTGTATACCTTTTTAATATTAGAACGATCTTATATAATTTATATAAGATCGTTTTTTATTTGAATTAATGTCTTTAAAATGATATGACAGAATATTGAAGAAGTATTTTATCTTTGTTTCTATTATAAATTAATAGACTAATCTTGAGGCAGATATTTGACATAAGAAAACTTTATAATCCCATTCAGCCAACCGTGAACGGATGTGTGAATAATGTTTTGTATAATGAGTTTCTGCCGGATGTTAGATTACAAGACTTTATTTATTGTTATTGGGAACTTAAAACGTTAGAAGTGCTTCATAATCCCTTTACATATAGTGTTGTTGCCGATGGTTGTATTGATGTCTTCTTTGATATGAACGATACTCAGGATAGTTCTGTTATGGGATTCTGTCAGAAGTATATGGAGTTCTCTCTTGGGAAAACTTTCCATTATGTAGGTATTCGATTTCTGCCAACTATGTTTCCTGCTATGTTTAATATTGATGCTTCAGAATTAACAAATCGTTGTGAACCATTAGAACATGTACTTCCTGCTCTGTCCGGTTTCTTTAAAACAAGCCTTAGTGCCCAAAACACATTAAATGAAATGGGGCCTATTTTAGATAATTATTTTTGTAACTTTTTATCAAAGAATGTTTTTTACAATGATATCAGAGTTCATTATGCTATAAATTATATTATTACTAATTTTAGTACGGTGAGTATCGAAAGAGACTTAAGTAAGGAGATTAGTGCAAGACAGCTTCGCCGACTTTTTGAATTTTATATCGGAGATACAGCTAAAAGATTTAGTCAGGTTATCAGATTTCAGAATATTCTTCAACTAACCCCATCAGCTCAATATTTTAGAAAGAACAAGCCTTTCTTTGATATGGGTTACTACGATCAAACCCACTTTATAAAAGAATTTAAACAGTTTTATGGTGTAAGCCCTAAACAAGCATTTGGAAAATAAGTAGTGTCCGTTTTTTACTATGTTTCAATTTAACTTAGTCTTAGTTTTGTTGATTGAATGTTTAATCATTTTAAATTGAAATCATATGAAATTAAATGCAGGTATTATTACAACAAAGTTAGTCGAAAGTAAGGAATTTTATACAAAAATCTTAAACTTCGGAGTTACATTTGAAAATGATTTTTATCTCTTATTATACACTCCGAATAAAAAAGCTGAAATTAGTTTTTTACTCCCTAATCATCCTACTCAGCAACCTATTTTCCAAAAAGAATACCAACGTCAAGGTTTATATCTCACTATTGAGGTAGAGGATGTTGATGAAGTATATAAAGATATCATAAGGAAAGGAATTGAAATAAAAATTGATATTCGTGATGAGCCTTGGGGGGATAGACATTTTGCAATAGAAGATCCGAATGGGGTGGGAGTAGATATCGTAACGTATTCTCCTCAGTAACTCTTGTTGGCTCTATGTACATGGTTTAAAAATATACGATTGGGGCAGTTCTGACCATAGACTTATAGTCCTAAGAATTATAATAATACAAAGATTAATTTTTATTTTTATCTTTGTATTTCTAACTAACATTTTATACTAATTATGATTATTTACGGAACAAAGTCTACAAAAGGCAAATTGATAGACGCTAATTGCCAATGTCCATTTTGTGGACAAGAAAATTCTTTAGCTGTATTGCCTTATCAAAAAAGTTTTCATATTTATTGGATTCCTATCATTCCTACAGGAAAAGAACTCTTTGTAGTATGTAAAGCCTGTGGTCACGATGTTCCTGACCATTATATTGGTGGAATAACACCTGAAATAAAAAAGCAGGCCAAAACTCCGCTGACTACTTTTATTGGACTTTTTATAATTCTAGCTTTAGCTGCATTTGTTTTTTATGCAAGTACTACGAGCGAAAGCTCTTCAAAAAATGATGCAGTAACAATACTTACCAATCCAAAGGTTGGTGATGTATTGGAAATGAAGATAAATAATAATCAATATACATTGTGTAAAGTAACTTCCATATCTAATGATTCTATATATTTGCAATTTAGCAAGAATGCAACAGATAAGAAAAAATATTTGAAAGACTTGAAGAAAAGTTTTTCGAATGAGGCATCATCTCCAGATATGATTGATGGTTATACACGCCCTGAGTTATTTGGGCTTATAAATAAAGGAGTTATAATTGGAGGGGATAGTAGATAAGGCTAAAAACGAAACATATCATAGTTTAAAATGAAAGAAGGAATTACGTTTAAATAATTCCTTCTTTCTTATTTTTAATCTAAGGCATTATATGCTTCCAGAGCTTTTTCGAGAACCGTTAAAGCATTACCTAAATCTTCTTTATTTAAAACATAAGCCATCCTAACTTCATTCTTACCTAATCCGGGTGTTGTGTAAAAACCTGAAGCCGGAGCCATGAAAATAGTTTGACCTTCATATTCGAAATCAGATAAGCACCATTCACAAAATTTATCAGCATCATCTACAGGCAGTTTTACTACTGTATAGAATGCTCCCATAGGTATTGGGGAATAAACTCCAGGTATCATGTTTAGTCTGTCAATCAGGAATTTTCGGCGTTCAACATACTCTTCGTAAGTATCTTGTAGATAATCGGGATCGGCATCTATAGAGGCTTCTGCAACTATTTGTCCAATAAGTGGAGGGCTTAGACGTGCCTGACAGAATTTCATTACAGCATTCCGCAATTCTTTATTCTTCGTGATTAAAGCACCTATTCGGATACCGCACTCACTATATCGTTTTGAAACAGAATCGATAAGCACTACATTTTCTTCAATACCTACCAAGTGGCATGCAGAAACATAGGGAGACCCTGTATAAATGAATTCACGATAAACTTCATCAGAAAACAGATATAAATCATATTTTTGGATGAGTTTTTTTATCTGATTCATCTCTGCTCTTGAGTAAAGGTAGCCTGTAGGGTTATTGGGGTTACATATCATAATCCCTTTAGTACGCTCATTAATTAACTCCTCAAACTTTTCGATAGGGGGTAAAGAGAATCCTTCTTCGATGGTAGAAGATACAGGTCTTATGATAGCACCGGCAGATACTGCAAAAGCCATATAATTGGCATAGGCAGGTTCGGGTACTATAATTTCATCACCCGGATTTAAACAGGCCAAAAATGCGAAAAGAACAGCTTCTGATCCGCCCGTAGTTATGATGATTTCGTCAGCCGATACATTTATGTTGTATTTGGCATAATATCCGACCAGTTTCTCACGATAAGAGCGATAACCGTCACTCGGACTGTACTCGAGAATGGTTCTGTCGATATTTTTTAATGCATCCAGTCCCGCTTGAGGGGTTGGCAGATCTGGCTGACCGATATTGAGATGATAAACTTTCAGTCCCCGAGCTTTTGCCGAGTCTGATAAAGGAGCCAGCTTTCTGATGGGAGAGCTAGGCATTTCTATTCCACGTTTCGAAATTTTAGGCATATCAAGATGAATGAATTACAAATGTAATAAAAAGTAATAAGGGACTATTAAGATTATATTATAAAAGTCCTTATTTATAATAAAGACTTATACTTTCCGATTATCCAGTATTTTTTTTCCTATTAATAGATGTTTCAGAGGTCGTATAATCTTTTTATCATTTATTGGTATACCTATTTTCAGCTGATTGTAATTTGACAGCACGCGGAAATAACGATGAAATATATTTTACCAAACCATTGATAGTATCCTGTATTGGTTTCGCAATTATTATTGTAATAATAATTGCTGTTATTATAATTGTACTTTCTGATAAAGTCTTTAAGTAGAAAAGGAGTAGATATAAAATCTTTTCATGTAATAAATATATAGTTAAGCTATAGCTTCCAAAATATACGAGAATAGGGTAATTATATTTTGGCAAATAAGTAAATATATACGACAAGGCTATACTTACCGCAGGTGCTATGATTATAAATATATAGTAGAACCCATGAGGCTTAGTTAAAAACACCTCAAAATGTAAATACAGATAAATTGTGACAGCCGTGAAAAGAAATAGACCTACGTATGTATAGGTATTACTGATTTTTTTTGAATTTAGAATTATATAGCCCCCATATAACCCTATCAGAAAAATAGGAAAACGTGAGAGGATTA encodes:
- a CDS encoding NAD-dependent succinate-semialdehyde dehydrogenase, which gives rise to MNNQANKTSSIKTVNPTTNEVEKVFDVMTEHQIEEIVSAADKAFHSWRKTSFEERAKLLHKVASILRERKEELGKLCTIEMGKLHKEAIGEVALCADIFDYYANNGAKFLADAPLETPHGKAFLSYEPIGVLLSVQPWNFPFYQITRSAAANIMAGNTFLLKHASNVPQCAAVMENIFTEAGAPKGVYTNLFVPGSKISNLVADPRIKAGALTGSEPAGSSFAAMAGKYIKKSTLELGGSDAFIILEDADLDKAVHTAALGRLWNAGQVCTSPKRIIVMASVADEFISKAKAIYEKIRIGDPLDPATQLAPLSSEKAVEDVIKQVEDTVKGGAKLVYGGKRLNRSGAFMEPTILTDIKPGMVAYSDEIFGPVLCIYSVKDEDEAVKLANDTKFGLGGTVFGKDTGRAVKVARRIDTGMVYINHMTGIAPELPFGGTKNSGYGREQSPAGIYEFVNAKLIRVTTPDAAY
- the der gene encoding ribosome biogenesis GTPase Der, producing the protein MGNLVAIVGRPNVGKSTLFNRLIQTRQAIVDETSGTTRDRQYGKSEWGGQEFSVVDTGGWVVNSDDIFEEEINKQVKIAIQEADVILFVVDVMNGVTDLDLGVAHILRRAKGKPVILVTNKADNFNVHSLSAEFYSLGLGDPINISAINGAGTGDLLDLVISKFTKKDDQPFDTYEDTVPRIAVVGRPNAGKSSFVNALIDEERNIVTDIAGTTRDSVYTRFDKFNMDFYLVDTAGIRKKGKVTEDLEYYSVIRSIKAIENSDVCVLMLDATQGIESQDLNIFSIIQKNRKGLVVCVNKWDLVENKEQIVVKTFENTIRERLAPFTDFPIVFASALTKQRILKVLEVAKEVYTHKKVRIPTHKLNEVMLPIIEHTPPPSNKGKYVKIKYITQLPNTQVPTFVFFCNLPQWIKDPYKRFLENRIREHWNLSGTQINIIIREK
- a CDS encoding helix-turn-helix domain-containing protein, with the translated sequence MRQIFDIRKLYNPIQPTVNGCVNNVLYNEFLPDVRLQDFIYCYWELKTLEVLHNPFTYSVVADGCIDVFFDMNDTQDSSVMGFCQKYMEFSLGKTFHYVGIRFLPTMFPAMFNIDASELTNRCEPLEHVLPALSGFFKTSLSAQNTLNEMGPILDNYFCNFLSKNVFYNDIRVHYAINYIITNFSTVSIERDLSKEISARQLRRLFEFYIGDTAKRFSQVIRFQNILQLTPSAQYFRKNKPFFDMGYYDQTHFIKEFKQFYGVSPKQAFGK
- a CDS encoding VOC family protein encodes the protein MKLNAGIITTKLVESKEFYTKILNFGVTFENDFYLLLYTPNKKAEISFLLPNHPTQQPIFQKEYQRQGLYLTIEVEDVDEVYKDIIRKGIEIKIDIRDEPWGDRHFAIEDPNGVGVDIVTYSPQ
- a CDS encoding zinc-ribbon domain-containing protein — translated: MIIYGTKSTKGKLIDANCQCPFCGQENSLAVLPYQKSFHIYWIPIIPTGKELFVVCKACGHDVPDHYIGGITPEIKKQAKTPLTTFIGLFIILALAAFVFYASTTSESSSKNDAVTILTNPKVGDVLEMKINNNQYTLCKVTSISNDSIYLQFSKNATDKKKYLKDLKKSFSNEASSPDMIDGYTRPELFGLINKGVIIGGDSR
- a CDS encoding pyridoxal phosphate-dependent aminotransferase codes for the protein MPKISKRGIEMPSSPIRKLAPLSDSAKARGLKVYHLNIGQPDLPTPQAGLDALKNIDRTILEYSPSDGYRSYREKLVGYYAKYNINVSADEIIITTGGSEAVLFAFLACLNPGDEIIVPEPAYANYMAFAVSAGAIIRPVSSTIEEGFSLPPIEKFEELINERTKGIMICNPNNPTGYLYSRAEMNQIKKLIQKYDLYLFSDEVYREFIYTGSPYVSACHLVGIEENVVLIDSVSKRYSECGIRIGALITKNKELRNAVMKFCQARLSPPLIGQIVAEASIDADPDYLQDTYEEYVERRKFLIDRLNMIPGVYSPIPMGAFYTVVKLPVDDADKFCEWCLSDFEYEGQTIFMAPASGFYTTPGLGKNEVRMAYVLNKEDLGNALTVLEKALEAYNALD